aGTCTATCGAAATCTACACctatttattgattattaaaaTGTGAACCCCAAGATCTCCCTTGGGGGGCTACTcctattattttctaaaataaagaCGACTCCCGCTTTTggttccaaaaaaatattttttctatcaatttttttcattcttagttttaaaaaacaataattaattttaaaatatttattttttcataaatatctaTCATTTTTAGACtaaatattttgatgttttttttaaaataaattttgtattatcAGACTAACTATAGTTTATAAAATGAGATAGTTGGCATATAAAACGTGCTTCAAAAGTGTAGCCATCCCAATTATTTACAGTTGAAAAAATCTTCTATATACTTTCATATAAACCAGAGTTTCAGCTTAAAGCAAAATTAGCTAGCAGACACCATGTTCTCTTCAGATGAAAATCTCTTCAACTTTATAGTTTTCTTCATTCTTGTAATGGCATTTCCCACCTTCATCTTATGTCAATTTTTCACTTCTCCTTACGGCAAACACTACACTTCAGCTGATTCAGGTACCACTATTTCTCCACCAATTGCGTGGGCTTTCATGGAAAGCCCTACGCTTTGGCTCACAATTATCGTATTTCGATTGGGGAAAAATTACACAAATCCATTAGCTTTTCTCCTAATTTCACCTTACCTCTTTCACTACACAAATCGAACAATCATTTACCCTCTTCGCCTCCGTAGCAGAAACACAAAGAACAATTTCCCGCTGAATATTGCAGTTACagcttttattttcaatttactGAATGCTTACATACAGAGCAGATGGGTTTCTCATTATGCTAACTACCAAGAAGACGACTGGTTTTGGGTTAGGTTTGGTATTGGGCTGGTTATATTCGGGTCGGGTATGTTGTTGAATATTTGGGCCGATGGGGTTTTGTTGGGCCTGAAGAGTCAAGGAGGTGGATACAAGATACCGAGAGGTGGGCTTTTTGATTATGTGAGCAGCCCAAATTATTTGGGAGAGATAATGGAATGGTTGGGCTGGGCTTTGATGACCTGGTCTTGGGCCGGGCTTGCATTTTTTGTCTACACCTGTGCTAATTTGGTTCCTCGAGCTGTTTCGAATCATAAATGGTACCTGCAGAAATTTGGAGAAGATTATCCTAAGAATAGAAAAGCTGTTTTCCCCTTTTTGTATTGAAATTGTTGTATCGTATTGTTGATTTAAATGCAATGTTTATTTTAGTTgttgtttaaatttaattgtattGTATGGCTAGAGTCATTGTTACGGTGTGCATccatgttttattatttatcctaattctttaaataataattttactcGGACTCTATTCtatttttttgatagatttttctACAATATCGAAATAATAATGtccaaatattatatatatcaagACAATATATCATGAGACAATTCTTCATTTGCTAGTGCCGAATGGATATCTTTGTTTAATAGTTAAgcttttttaatattaatcttTACATATAGTAATCCACTTAATTGAAGTTGTTGATCgattttattagttaaaatatttaaattttttaatactttcacaagtgaatttatattttaagactACTATATTcatcttaataaaataaaactgcCTAATTTGGATGTACTAGAGAGCATTATATAGTTCTAAAGCAAAATACAGAACTGATCCATGGATGTTTCATCAATCAAATACAAAACAAGTGTTTCAAAATGTCCTTAATTGAAGTTGTCAATcgattttatcaattaatactTAAATTTATTAGTATCTTCATAAGTGAATTTGTATTTTAAGACTATTgcattcatcctaacaaaacaaaagtatttaatttggatgtaataaaaatcaatacatagcTCCAAAGCAAAA
The sequence above is a segment of the Solanum lycopersicum chromosome 10, SLM_r2.1 genome. Coding sequences within it:
- the det2 gene encoding steroid 5-alpha-reductase DET2 — encoded protein: MFSSDENLFNFIVFFILVMAFPTFILCQFFTSPYGKHYTSADSGTTISPPIAWAFMESPTLWLTIIVFRLGKNYTNPLAFLLISPYLFHYTNRTIIYPLRLRSRNTKNNFPLNIAVTAFIFNLLNAYIQSRWVSHYANYQEDDWFWVRFGIGLVIFGSGMLLNIWADGVLLGLKSQGGGYKIPRGGLFDYVSSPNYLGEIMEWLGWALMTWSWAGLAFFVYTCANLVPRAVSNHKWYLQKFGEDYPKNRKAVFPFLY